From a single Actinomycetota bacterium genomic region:
- the nusG gene encoding transcription termination/antitermination protein NusG gives MAKKWYVIHTYSGYENKVKTNLEHRIASMGMSEKIFEVFIPKESVTDIKEGGKRVTSEKKVFPGYVLVEMDLDDESWYVVRSTPGVTGFVGSRGNPVPLSRDEYRRIVKRTEVGAKPKTSTDFVAGMTVKVNSGPLAQFDGIIE, from the coding sequence TATTCCGGGTATGAGAACAAGGTCAAGACCAACCTCGAGCATCGCATCGCATCGATGGGAATGTCCGAGAAGATATTCGAAGTGTTCATTCCCAAGGAGTCGGTGACCGATATCAAAGAAGGCGGAAAGCGCGTCACTAGCGAGAAGAAGGTCTTTCCGGGGTACGTTCTGGTCGAGATGGATCTGGATGACGAGTCATGGTACGTAGTTCGGAGCACCCCTGGAGTTACCGGTTTCGTGGGGTCCAGGGGAAACCCGGTGCCGCTCTCAAGAGATGAGTACCGCCGAATAGTCAAGCGCACCGAGGTCGGAGCTAAGCCCAAGACGTCTACCGACTTCGTTGCTGGGATGACCGTTAAGGTGAACAGCGGACCTCTGGCCCAGTTCGATGGAATTATAGAATAG